In Carassius carassius unplaced genomic scaffold, fCarCar2.1 SCAFFOLD_57, whole genome shotgun sequence, one genomic interval encodes:
- the LOC132137551 gene encoding gastrula zinc finger protein XlCGF57.1-like, protein MAFVKEQSEDIRIEEVSSLKQDPEEQTDLVLKKEKEVLGDIEEEDQHDNLHDFTAGKKYFRCSQTEKFYRGRKAQKTGKTKRDFTCLRSGDSYDQKGNLKVHSGETPFSCQHCGKSFIYKVSFDRHIKIHTKEKPFTCQHCGKSFAHHANLKVHMRIHTGESPFTCQQCGKSFRHQGNLSHHMRIHTGEKPYTCQQCGKSFRQQGSLSHHMRIHTGEKPYTCQQCGKSFCQHWNLEEHMRIHTGESPFTCQHCGKSFSHHGSLSHHMRIHTGEKPYTCQHCGKSFVQHGNLKVHMRIHTGESPYTCQLCGKGFSQQGSLSHHMRNHTGEKPHTCNQCGKSFTHKASFNRHKIIHTREKNPFPCQQCGKCFAQHWNLKVHMRIHTGESLFTCQQCGKSFRHQGNLSHHMRIHTGEKPYTCKQCGQSFTSRGSLNWHMTVHTGEKRYTCPQCGKTFHQHGNLNTHIRIHTGEKPYTCQQCGKSFTHKGSLDWHMRIHTEEKPCTCQHCGKSFNYKLSLDRHIKIHTGKKP, encoded by the exons ATGGCGTTTGTTAAAGAGCAGAGTGAAGACATCAGGATTGAAGAAGTGTCCAGTCTGAAACAAGAtcctgaggaacaaacag acCTGGTgttgaaaaaagagaaagaagtacTCGGTGACATTGAAGAGGAAGATCAACACGACAATCTGCATGATTtcacagctggaaaaaaatattttaggtgTTCACAGACTGAAAAGTTTTACAGAGGAAGAAAAGCTCAAAAGACTGGAAAAACTAAAAGGGATTTCACTTGCCTCCGGTCTGGAGATAGTTATGATCAAAAAGGAAACCTTAAAGTCCACAGTGGGGAGACCCCTTTCAGTTGCCAACACTGTGGAAAAAGTTTCATTTATAAAGTAAGTTTTGACAGGCATATAAAAATTCATACTAAAGAAAAACCATTCACCTGCCAACACTGTGGAAAAAGTTTTGCTCACCATGCAaaccttaaagtccacatgagaatACACACTGGTGAGAGTCCCTTCACCTGTCAACAATGTGGAAAAAGTTTCCGTCATCAAGGCAACCTTAGccaccacatgagaattcacactggagaaaagccttacacctgccaacagtgtggaaaaagttttagACAACAAGGAAGCCTTAGccaccacatgagaattcacactggagagaagccttacacctgccaacagtgtggaaagagtttctgtCAACATTGGAACCTTGAAgagcacatgagaattcacactggagagagtcCCTTCACTTGCCAACATTGTGGAAAAAGTTTCAGTCATCATGGAAGCCTTAGccaccacatgagaattcacactggagaaaagccttacaCCTGCCAACACTGTGGAAAAAGTTTTGTTCAACATGGAaaccttaaagtccacatgagaattcacactggagaaagtCCCTACACTTGCCAACTGTGTGGAAAAGGTTTCAGTCAACAAGGAAGCCTTAGCCACCACATGAGAaatcacactggagagaagcctcaCACCTGcaatcagtgtggaaagagtttcactcatAAAGCAAGCTTTAACAGGCACAAAATAATTCACACTAGAGAGAAGAATCCTTTCCCctgtcaacagtgtggaaaaTGTTTTGCTCAACATTGGAAtcttaaagtccacatgagaatACACACTGGTGAGAGTCTCTTCACCTGCCAACAATGCGGAAAAAGTTTCCGTCATCAAGGAAACCTTAGccaccacatgagaattcacactggagaaaagccttatACCTGCAAACAGTGTGGACAAAGTTTCACTAGTAGAGGAAGCCTTAACTGGCACATGActgttcacactggagagaagcgtTACACATGCCCCCAGTGTGGAAAGACTTTCCATCAGCATGGAAACCTTAACACCCACATCagaattcacaccggagagaagccttacacctgccaacagtgtggaaaaagcTTCACTCATAAAGGAAGCCTTGACtggcacatgagaattcacactgaaGAAAAGCCTTGTACCTGCCAACATTGTGGAAAAAGTTTCAATTATAAATTAAGTCTTGACCGGCATATAAAAATTCACACTGGAAAAAAGCCTTAG